Proteins from a genomic interval of Colletotrichum higginsianum IMI 349063 chromosome 6, whole genome shotgun sequence:
- a CDS encoding ATP synthase F0, with translation MLAIPYSLAANRFGRRNVLTLALFGLLLEETWNFTTCWFSPVFNIRLVLAAVGFEVIGGGFGVVTTMVHVIAADSTTGEARIGLFFAIHAIGIVAAVLGQLTSSLLMQIDLWLPWAAGLCCIFLAGTASLFIHESRQAAAPPANAPDGEREPLLLPETDTRGPTSDCETMAGGRSQEPRSIRVKVVGTWKLLQTAGRLVKGQSRLLFLLGLVLMCQMSEDSFPIMLLLYASKRFGWSFAKANLFWALGEGVQLVVLLALLPLVGRLLKRRLGGFAKDVTLAQVSAALLGTGTLLIGLGWNVPFFVAGIVPTASAAGMQSLLRSIITDNIKAEQVSLVYSIVTVLHVVGGALAGPLYSVAFVAGMRRGVRWTGLPFGIAGVLGLISFGLLLGLRKRQ, from the exons ATGCTTGCGATCCCATATTCTCTGGCTGCCAATCGATTCGGTCGTCGCAACGTCTTGACGCTGGCCCTTTTCGGGCTTCTGTTAGAAGAAACTTGGAACTTTACTACAT GCTGGTTTTCTCCCGTGTTCAACATACGCCTagtcctcgccgccgtcggatTCGAGGTCATCGGCGGTGGGTTCGGTGTTGTCACGACGATGGTTCACGTCATTGCCGCAGATAGCACAACAGGAGAGGCTAGGATTGGTCTATTTTTTGCCATCCACGCCATTGGCATTGTGGCGGCTGTCCTTGGTCAGCTCACCAGCTCCCTGTTGATGCAGATTGACCTATGGCTGCCCTGGGCGGCAGGCCTCTGTTGCATTTTCCTTGCTGGCACTGCGTCTTTGTTCATTCATGAGAGCCGTCAAGCTGCAGCGCCACCTGCGAATGCCCCCGACGGAGAACGAGAGCCGCTGTTGCTGCCCGAGACGGACACACGCGGGCCTACATCGGATTGTGAGACGATGGCGGGCGGCAGATCGCAAGAACCCCGCAGTATCAGGGTCAAGGTGGTTGGCACATGGAAACTTTTGCAAACAGCAGGGCGGCTGGTCAAGGGACAATCACGGCTCCTCTTTCTCCTAGGTCTGGTCTTGATGTGCCAGATGAGCGAGGATTCGTTTCCCATCATGCTCCTGCTATACGCGTCCAAGAGATTTGGCTGGAGTTTTGCAAAGGCGAATCTGTTCTGGGCtctgggcgagggcgtccaGCTAGTCGTTCTCTTGGCTCTGCTACCCTTGGTCGGCCGTCTCCTCAAGCGCCGGCTGGGTGGCTTCGCCAAAGATGTCACGTTGGCCCAGGTCAGCGCTGCTCTTCTCGGCACCGGGACGCTACTCATCGGCCTTGGTTGGAATGTGCCCTTTTTCGTGGCTGGCATCGTTCCCACAGCATCGGCCGCTGGTATGCAGTCCCTCCTACGAAGCATCATCACCGACAACATCAAGGCAGAGCAAGTCAGTCTCGTGTATTCGATTGTGACTGTTCTGCATGTCGTTGGCGGTGCTTTGGCTGGTCCGCTTTACTCGGTGGCCTTTGTTGCTGGTATGCGACGCGGCGTTAGATGGACTGGGCTGCCTTTTGGTATTGCTGGGGTGTTGGGACTAATATCATTTGGTCTATTGCTAGGGCTTCGAAAAAGACAATAG
- a CDS encoding Alpha-glucanase codes for MAYSNATNEKSVAATFQHPSSLGFQLFFSFDYAGNGPWHKSDVESLINSYAGSGAYFHYKGKPFVSTFEGPDQAEDWIDIKTATGCFFIPDWSSLGAKPAMAKAGGVADGLFNWAAWPWGDQDMDTYVDASYKDYLGGKPYMMPASPWFYTNLPGYNKNWMWRGDDLWFERWQEILWWRPEFVEIISWNDYGESHHIGPVRDKALEAFTIGKAPFNFVLPHDGWRETLPFSIDMYKHNTTIVDSERLVAWYRPNPSTSCNDGGTSGNTASQLQLEFHPWNVAKDAVYFTALLASSATIEVTVGGVTQKASWSTIPEGGVGLYHGNAWYYDSTGDVRVRVIRGGSVVTEIAGTAITTDCSKTNGYTNWNAWVGSAVSPKAVSAKPNSRTDQVCVEGTGPLPGFARLCEFTCGYGYCPSGACHCTKLGAQVERPTWKGVDAFPAAGKTSDYQGLCQNACNWGFCPSAYCDTTQHPTVISTVSQFLPGTCTRGEAMSTSPYFDDLCAFSCAHGFCPIAVCYCSAQGALDLLEPTSSSDARTLDGAPEDHGLCAFACARGNCPGLCTSGDVTDPWEAGYYPPDYDVEEDEIYPSAMASFATCNPDTRPATLDDLIDGISKGSYNPDCYDRWALRVLSDSLDNFQSEYQNALKGYDDLFGYYAEYVEDSINPQLTAYMSLDGGAGNKFFTCTWTITTKTKSGPCPPSEQFWKLGQSWTLTYTLIDAEGFYEAVERDLGIEKDWISFGEWQQRKDSECIDPPDWRPRTTKTPCRQMRLYKKGIPVKSGNVKVSDPKDVIEAAMPNIETLSSRLLGAYAIVVMGYADDSSDIVTAAAMPVFMLEGVIDSMNQIKKIGAEQRELDKKRLILEILSIVLLVLPIAGELVSAAFGGAAVVARMALLIGEVGNAALTIESIVNDPVSAPFAIMALLVGPYGGASERTSAQGFKEAAAARRALASDKLALFGDRFVEQDARIQKIVNACR; via the coding sequence ATGGCATACAGCAACGCAACCAACGAAAAGTCCGTGGCTGCGACGTTCCAACACCCCTCTTCTCTCGGGTTTCAacttttcttctcctttgaTTACGCTGGAAACGGTCCGTGGCACAAGAGCGACGTGGAGTCTCTCATCAACAGCTACGCAGGCTCAGGCGCCTACTTTCACTACAAAGGCAAGCCTTTTGTATCAACGTTTGAGGGCCCGGACCAAGCAGAAGACTGGATCGACATCAAGACAGCCACAGGCTGTTTCTTTATTCCCGACTGGTCCTCTCTCGGCGCGAAGCCtgccatggccaaggccggTGGTGTTGCTGACGGTCTTTTCAACTGGGCGGCCTGGCCCTGGGGGGACCAAGACATGGATACCTATGTTGATGCCTCTTACAAGGACTACCTTGGAGGGAAGCCATATATGATGCCTGCCTCGCCCTGGTTCTACACAAACCTGCCGGGATACAACAAGAACTGGATGTGGCGCGGCGATGACCTCTGGTTCGAGCGCTGGCAGGAGATTCTTTGGTGGAGACCTGAGTTTGTGGAGATCATCTCTTGGAACGACTATGGCGAATCCCACCACATCGGCCCAGTGAGAGACAAGGCCCTAGAGGCCTTCACCATCGGAAAAGCTCCCTTCAACTTTGTGCTACCTCACGACGGCTGGCGCGAGACATTGCCCTTTTCCATCGACATGTACAAGCACAACACCACCATTGTGGATTCAGAACGGCTTGTGGCCTGGTACCGGCCGAACCCATCGACAAGCTGCAATGACGGTGGGACGTCAGGCAACACAGCGTCCCAGCTTCAGCTCGAGTTCCACCCATGGAACGTTGCCAAGGACGCGGTATACTTCACGGCCCTGCTCGCGTCGTCTGCTACGATCGAAGTGACGGTTGGCGGCGTGACGCAAAAGGCGTCCTGGTCGACGATCCCAgaaggcggcgtcggcctctACCATGGCAACGCCTGGTACTATGACTCGACGGGAGACGTGCGCGTGCGAGTGATCCGCGGTGGCTCGGTCGTCACCGAGATCGCAGGCACCGCCATCACGACCGACTGCAGCAAGACCAACGGCTACACCAACTGGAACGCCTGGGTGGGCAGTGCCGTTTCTCCCAAAGCTGTGTCCGCGAAGCCGAACTCCAGGACAGATCAGGTGTGCGTGGAGGGCACCGGACCGCTTCCTGGCTTTGCGAGACTCTGTGAGTTCACTTGCGGCTATGGATATTGCCCATCCGGAGCCTGTCACTGCACCAAGCTCGGCGCCCAGGTCGAGAGGCCGACATGGAAGGGCGTCGACGCTTTTCCTGCCGCCGGGAAGACCAGCGACTACCAGGGTCTCTGTCAGAACGCATGCAACTGGGGTTTCTGCCCTTCTGCGTACTGTGACACTACGCAGCATCCCACCGTCATCTCCACCGTCTCGCAGTTCCTGCCCGGAACCTGCACTCGAGGCGAGGCCATGAGCACGTCTCCTTACTTTGACGATCTCTGCGCCTTCTCGTGTGCTCACGGGTTCTGTCCCATCGCCGTGTGCTACTGCTCTGCCCAAGGCGCCCTGGACCTGCTGGAACCCACGAGCTCTAGCGATGCGAGAACCCTCGATGGGGCGCCCGAAGACCATGGTCTCTGCGCCTTTGCCTGTGCCCGTGGAAACTGTCCTGGTTTGTGCACCTCTGGCGACGTAACAGACCCGTGGGAGGCAGGGTACTACCCGCCGGACTacgatgtcgaggaggatgagatcTATCCCAGTGCCATGGCTTCCTTCGCCACTTGCAACCCGGACACGCGTCCCGCAACGCTGGATGACCTGATTGACGGGATCAGCAAGGGTAGCTATAACCCGGATTGTTATGACCGCTGGGCACTTCGTGTCCTTTCCGATTCGCTTGACAATTTCCAGTCTGAGTACCAGAACGCGCTCAAAGGCTACGATGACCTTTTCGGATATTACGCCGAGTACGTGGAGGACAGCATCAACCCTCAACTGACGGCGTACATGTCCTTGGACGGCGGTGCAGGCAACAAGTTCTTCACATGTACCTGGACGATCACGACCAAGACGAAGAGTGGACCATGCCCCCCGTCCGAGCAGTTCTGGAAGCTCGGGCAGTCCTGGACGCTCACTTACACACTCATTGATGCAGAGGGGTTTTACGAGGCCGTAGAACGGgacctcggcatcgagaAAGACTGGATATCCTTTGGCGAGTGGCAGCAAAGGAAAGATAGCGAGTGTATTGACCCGCCAGACTGGCGCCCCAGAACTACTAAAACGCCGTGCCGGCAGATGCGGCTCTACAAGAAGGGCATACCGGTGAAGAGCGGCAACGTCAAGGTGTCAGACCCAAAAGACGTCATCGAGGCTGCGATGCCCAACATTGAAACGCTGTCGAGCCGGTTGCTGGGCGCCTACGCCATTGTCGTCATGGGctacgccgacgactcgAGCGACATCGTCACTGCAGCGGCGATGCCTGTCTTCATGCTGGAAGGGGTTATTGACAGCATGAACCAGATCAAGAAGATTGGTGCAGAGCAGCGGGAACTCGACAAAAAGCGTCTGATCCTCGAGATTCTCTCCATCGTCCTGCTCGTGCTCCCCATCGCTGGCGAGCTTGTGAGTGCCGCCTTCGGAGGCGCGGCAGTGGTGGCTCGCATGGCCTTACTCATTGGCGAGGTTGGCAACGCTGCTCTCACGATCGAGAGCATCGTGAACGACCCGGTCTCGGCACCTTTTGCCATCATGGCGCTGCTCGTTGGACCGTATGGGGGTGCCTCTGAGCGCACTTCGGCTCAAGGGTTTAAAgaagcggcagcggcgagaaGAGCCTTGGCTTCTGATAAGCTTGCCCTGTTTGGTGACAGGTTCGTGGAGCAGGATGCCAGAATCCAAAAGATTGT
- a CDS encoding Alpha-glucanase produces the protein MSRLLFWALLAPTIAIAEDSMSYIFYDNQEFLVNNSNLARISWTEVEAAFNHPAHVDVASYGGLDWTKPYPGSPVDGFQAHLRIANDVPWPASFASNETTEVTALTFSIPDSLMDHSKGLPKPMDPSWFICQHYFVSALPDPTEPVDHSCGFLSAECRADMETSLTGGWTKEDPDVPCSALILDPIPVSCQDTLGLVRGDVIAWNSDTFTDQAAAKLVAMDELNPWSWFIGTGGVEEGNSTAYYEASNRTYVIGTVFGYSTSVTDSNKQTPKLSLACLRPEWVPPTTPNTPTSTVTPYVYPTQVPSGATTVKSSATSSIPPSATSSDSVCASGVASPNSSSGSSSSCAASAVSMGTARPRPASAWSILVRLRLLLMPTGWMKVPLKALRVMTL, from the exons ATGTCCCGCCTTCTTTTCTGGGCCTTGCTGGCGCCCACCATCGCCATTGCAGAGGACTCGATGTCGTACATCTTCTACGACAACCAAGAGTTCCTAGTTAACAACTCCAACCTCGCCAGGATCTCTTGGACGGAGGTCGAGGCAGCTTTCAATCACCCGGCCCATGTCGACGTGGCGAGCTATGGAGGCTTGGACTGGACGAAGCCGTATCCTGGATCTCCCGTGGACGGCTTCCAGGCGCACCTCCGCATTGCCAACGATGTCCCGTGGCCGGCAAGTTTCGCGTCGAACGAGACGACCGAGGTCACGGCTTTGACGTTCAGCATCCCCGACTCCTTGATGGACCATTCCAAAGGTCTGCCCAAGCCCATGGACCCATCGTGGTTCATTTGCCAGCATTACTTCGTCAGCGCACTGCCGGATCCCACAGAGCCCGTGGACCACAGCTGCGGCTTCTTATCTGCGGAGTGTCGCGCCGACATGGAGACAAGTCTCACGGGAGGCTGGACCAAGGAAGACCCAGACGTCCCTTGCTCAGCCTTGATCCTCGATCCGATTCCCGTCAGCTGCCAGGACACATTGGGACTGGTCCGCGGGGATGTCATTG CGTGGAATTCGGACACGTTCACAGACCAGGCTGCTGCCAAGCTTGTGGCAATGGATGAGCTCAACCCTTGGTCTTGGTTCATTGGCACCGGCGGGGTTGAGGAAGGCAACTCGACGGCCTACTACGAAGCATCGAACCGCACATATGTTATCGGTACCGTCTTCGGCTACAGTACCAGTGTCACAGACAGCAACAAGCAGACACCCAAGCTGTCCCTCGCTTGTCTTCGACCCGAGTGGGTTCCTCCCACCACACCCAACACCCCGACTTCGACTGTAACCCCTTACGTTTACCCAACACAAGTCCCCTCTGGCGCTACTACCGTCAAGTCCTCTGCCACGTCTTCGATCCCGCCATCCGCTACCAGCTCGGACTCTGTATGTGCTTCGGGTGTCGCATCACCAAACAGCTCGAGCGGGAGTTCCAGCAGTTGTGCAGCTTCAGCTGTGAGTATGGGTACGGCCCGCCCACGGCCTGCCAGTGCTTGGAGTATTCTGGTACGCCTAAGACTACTCCTGATGCCAACTGGGTGGATGAAGGTCCCCTTGAAGGCGTTGCGGGTGATGACTTTGTAA